The proteins below come from a single Streptomyces sp. MRC013 genomic window:
- a CDS encoding beta-ketoacyl-ACP synthase 3 gives MTAAITGIGAALPERTVPNSHFEAIGSSDEWIVKRTGIRERRFLAEDGRLADLAVTAARTALRQAGRDAADLHHVVVATTTPDRTTPGLAVEVAARLGTPQAAAFDLHAACAGFVYALDHGTALIESGRAEAVLVCGAEALTRITDTADRSTAVLLGDGAGAVVLTDLPDAPVAPAFHLASDGEHVGLLFADRHDRKLRMDGPEIFVHAVEKMSDAVRRVLERRELACDGVDLFVAHQANARIVRAVGKEIGVPPERLFLNVDRVANTSSASIPIALAHAREEGRIGPSGVLGVAAFGAGITWGAGVLGWRLG, from the coding sequence ATGACGGCGGCGATCACCGGCATCGGGGCCGCGCTGCCCGAACGCACCGTGCCGAACAGCCACTTCGAGGCGATCGGTTCGTCCGACGAGTGGATCGTCAAGCGGACGGGCATCAGGGAGCGCCGCTTCCTGGCCGAGGACGGCCGGCTCGCCGACCTCGCCGTGACCGCCGCCCGGACGGCGCTGCGGCAGGCCGGACGGGACGCCGCCGACCTGCACCACGTCGTCGTCGCGACGACCACCCCGGACCGGACGACGCCCGGACTGGCGGTGGAGGTGGCCGCACGGCTGGGCACTCCGCAGGCCGCCGCCTTCGACCTGCACGCGGCGTGCGCCGGATTCGTGTACGCCCTGGACCACGGGACGGCGCTCATCGAGTCCGGGCGGGCGGAGGCCGTCCTCGTCTGCGGGGCGGAGGCGCTGACCCGCATCACCGACACCGCGGACCGGTCGACGGCCGTCCTGCTCGGGGACGGCGCTGGCGCCGTCGTCCTCACCGACCTCCCGGACGCCCCCGTCGCACCCGCCTTCCACCTGGCCTCGGACGGCGAACACGTCGGGCTGCTCTTCGCCGACCGCCACGACCGCAAGCTCCGCATGGACGGCCCGGAGATCTTCGTCCACGCCGTGGAGAAGATGAGCGACGCGGTCCGGCGGGTGCTGGAGCGGCGCGAGCTCGCCTGCGACGGCGTCGACCTCTTCGTCGCCCACCAGGCCAACGCCCGCATCGTGAGGGCCGTCGGCAAGGAGATCGGGGTGCCGCCCGAGCGTCTGTTCCTCAACGTCGACCGGGTGGCCAACACCTCGTCGGCGTCCATCCCCATCGCCCTGGCCCACGCCCGGGAGGAGGGCCGGATCGGGCCGTCCGGGGTGCTGGGCGTGGCCGCCTTCGGCGCGGGCATCACCTGGGGCGCCGGCGTGCTCGGCTGGCGGCTGGGATGA